One genomic region from Henningerozyma blattae CBS 6284 chromosome 2, complete genome encodes:
- the HRD1 gene encoding E3 ubiquitin-protein ligase HRD1 (similar to Saccharomyces cerevisiae HRD1 (YOL013C); ancestral locus Anc_6.45), translating to MPFYQSRTAQFVLFTLFIYVLTFASVYFAISSSISFLQVTIKLTQGFNIIIISIFSIINSIILWKFSNYLLFGELRLIEYEHVLERLPFTVINMVFMSSMFNEHDIFTTIILSLLLLYMKVSNWILRDRLESLLQTVNDSTTIFNLIFSTQFFFNLILFSLIDYLMMNFCISNSLLSNSNIGSSASVYLLMGMEFTMLLVDLFNILCHSILNIYEFYKSSLVSLDTHLTSEDEEDDESGFNGLEGKFIYEKIIDTFTRFLKTIIHILLLIPFAMPVMLSKDVVIDLVTLSQNINTIWKIWVNNRKLDDQLPTVTQHQLDSMEDKICIICMDDLSINSIQKNFEKRKPKMLPCGHILHMNCLKNWMERSQTCPMCRLPVFNEKGEVLPTRRERATTPEPSTSTSSDSEENEEWVSFPIETIDDSTITFNLANDDGRILKSRLLINSTTDTTQNSDDILGLKQKINQLQDQINQLNKNMKPIDEKENILLSHTE from the coding sequence atgccTTTCTACCAGTCAAGAACAGCGCAGTTTGTTCTGTTCACGTTGTTTATCTACGTCCTGACATTTGCATCTGTTTATTTCGCTATCTCTTCGAGTATTTCATTTCTACAAGTAACCATTAAATTGACTCAAGGTTTCAATATAATCATCATATCTATCTTTTCTATAATCAATTCCATTATTCTTTggaaattttctaattattTACTCTTTGGAGAACTACGACTCATCGAATATGAACATGTCTTAGAGAGACTCCCCTTCACGGTCATTAATATGGTCTTCATGTCAAGTATGTTCAATGAACATGATATTTTCACTACCATCATCTTAAGTTTATTACTTCTATATATGAAAGTCTCTAATTGGATCCTTAGAGATCGTCTAGAATCATTGTTACAAACGGTAAATGATTCCACAactattttcaatttaattttctctacccaattcttcttcaacttaatactattttctctaattgattatttgatgatgaatttttgtatttcaaactcattattatcaaatagCAACATTGGATCATCTGCCTcagtttatttattaatgggGATGGAATTCACCATGTTACTGGTTGatcttttcaatattctTTGTCACTCCATATTAAACATTTACGAATTTTATAAATCTTCATTAGTCTCCCTAGATACCCATTTAACCTCTGaggatgaagaagatgatgaatctGGGTTTAACGGTCTTGAAGGTAAGTTtatttatgaaaaaataatcgATACATTCACAAGGTTTTTAAAGACAATCattcatattttattattaattccaTTTGCTATGCCCGTTATGTTAAGTAAAGATGTAGTCATTGATTTGGTCACTTTGAGTCAGAACATTAATACAATTTGGAAGATTTGGGtcaataatagaaaattagATGACCAACTCCCCACAGTGACTCAACATCAATTAGATTCAATGGAAGATAAGATATGTATAATTTGTATGGATGATTTATCCATTAATTCTattcaaaagaattttgaaaagagaAAACCAAAAATGTTACCTTGTGGCCATATTTTACACATgaattgtttaaaaaattggatGGAAAGATCACAAACTTGTCCAATGTGCAGATTGCCCGTCTTTAATGAAAAGGGTGAAGTTCTACCAACAAGAAGAGAAAGAGCAACAACTCCGGAACCTTCTACATCTACCTCTTCAGATTcagaagaaaatgaagaatggGTTTCTTTTCCTATTGAAACAATTGATGATAGTACTATAACTTTCAATTTGGCCAACGATGATGGAAGAATCTTGAAATCTCgtcttttgataaattcaaCAACTGACACGACTCAGAATTCGGATGATATTTTAGGcttaaaacaaaaaattaatcaactacaagatcaaataaatcaattaaataagaatatGAAACCAATAGatgaaaaggaaaatataCTTCTTTCTCATACAGAAtag
- the RRN11 gene encoding Rrn11p (similar to Saccharomyces cerevisiae RRN11 (YML043C); ancestral locus Anc_6.46): protein MFEAPLNIHSKVLANERKIRYQYINTFTKRYSQLYGDTIPSSSLESNRSRTPITLPTPEASAHEHSDSNTNYNDDSDSISNTNTLSDDEYNSDSTGTTNEETKFFNRYDRPQESFEVWNTSIDTLNSKTKLKSNGRIPINRNKISFNRLNRVKKFTNKKLEARLQHCTKRLKTHIKAISEGYETSYRDKQTTSFNNIHIENLINLLYYNICEKNFNQAYHIFSLIIRLPNIDIRNFWNLGSIILLKKVSIQESLNFLNWIHSIYSSNQKYNNSINYKTAPAFTQSSRNHTGKFTTSFLWMTLSLIHTKFSDLTSRNIKEIVEELNYLKKKLKKFVEKLSEMVLAPPFIEDSEIWYIYSLSHLILARMLMFETRNNDISQTSVEKDITKNEIISNIQHCKSHLQKVRENQNDYNFKFQKIEIELKDMEKKLYDTSSDEEILNEEEFLDNEDVLDNEENNFNHEINFEHKNNQLMTPSYDEPIYKYNLDDEFSGQTHLDSENEMTQSHFESNKYNSSSD, encoded by the coding sequence ATGTTCGAGGCTCCCTTGAATATCCACTCAAAGGTATTGGCAAACGAACGAAAAATACGATACCAGTATATCAACACTTTTACAAAAAGGTACTCCCAATTATATGGTGATACAATTCCATCATCTTCTTTGGAATCTAATAGATCCAGAACACCTATAACCTTGCCAACACCAGAGGCATCTGCACACGAACATAGCGATTCCAATACTAATTATAACGATGATTCTgattcaatttcaaatacGAACACATTAAGTGATGATGAATATAATAGTGACTCTACAGGTACTACAAATgaagaaacaaaattttttaatagatatGATAGACCACAAGAAAGTTTTGAAGTTTGGAATACCTCTATTGACACCTTGAATTCGAAAACTAAATTGAAATCAAACGGTCGAATTCCAATAAATaggaataaaatatcatttaatcGATTAAACCGagtgaaaaaatttacaaacaAGAAATTAGAAGCTAGACTACAACATTGTACAAAACGTCTTAAAACACATATTAAAGCAATTTCTGAGGGTTACGAAACATCATATAGAGATAAACAAACAAcatcatttaataacatccatattgaaaatttaattaatttactttattataatatatgtgaaaagaattttaatcAAGCCtatcatatattttcattaatcaTACGACTACctaatattgatataagaaatttttggaatttaggttcaataatattattaaaaaaagtttccATTCAAGAGTCattaaactttttaaaTTGGATTCATTCAATCTATTCATCCAATcaaaaatacaataataGCATTAATTACAAGACTGCACCAGCATTTACACAATCGTCGAGGAACCATACAGGTAAGTTTACTACATCATTTCTTTGGATGACATTATCTTTAATACATACAAAATTCAGCGATCTTACatcaagaaatattaaagaaatagtTGAAGAActtaattatttgaaaaaaaaattgaagaaatttgtagaaaaattatcagaAATGGTTCTTGCGCCACCATTCATTGAAGATTCCGAAATTTggtatatttattcattaagTCATCTTATATTAGCTAGGATGCTAATGTTTGAAACAAGAAATAACGATATATCTCAAACATCAGTTGAGAAAGATATaacaaaaaatgaaataatttccAATATTCAACATTGCAAAAGCCATCTTCAAAAAGTAAGAGAAAATCAAAAcgattataattttaagtttcaaaagattgaaattgaattaaaagatatggaaaaaaaattatatgacACATCAAGCGATGaggaaattttaaatgaagaagaatttttgGATAACGAAGACGTTTTAGATAacgaagaaaataattttaatcacgaaattaattttgaacataaaaataatcaattaatgaCGCCGTCGTATGATGAAccaatttataaatataatcttGATGACGAATTCTCAGGACAAACTCACCTCGATTCCGAGAATGAAATGACTCAATCACACTTTGAATCAAATAAGTACAATAGTTCAAGTGATTAG